In Ignavibacteria bacterium, a single genomic region encodes these proteins:
- a CDS encoding tetratricopeptide repeat protein, with amino-acid sequence MNILDFIFYILNFAFVRTFQYKISNVKCKIVLILLVVFCSSLAGFSQSTRSLINDGNAHFKKEKYTDAEISYRKSLEKDKSQPYGNYNLGNALLKQQKTDEALQQYQDAISKAKDDDVKSNAYYNMGNAFVESKKYPEAITSYKNALKLNPDDNDAKYNLSYALKMLQQEQQKQQQDNKDKDDKDQEKKDQQQQNQQDQNQNQQQQNDQQKQEQQKQQQQEAQQDQTKQQQAQQAQAKKDDEKKMKKDQAEAILNQLKNNEKKIQKDLRKQPARDSKVEKDW; translated from the coding sequence TCAAATGTAAAATGTAAAATTGTTTTGATTTTACTCGTAGTTTTCTGTTCGTCGTTGGCTGGTTTTTCTCAATCCACTCGTTCATTGATTAATGATGGAAATGCTCATTTCAAAAAAGAAAAATACACCGATGCGGAAATTTCTTATCGTAAATCATTAGAAAAAGATAAATCGCAACCGTACGGAAATTACAATTTGGGAAATGCGTTGTTGAAGCAGCAAAAAACGGATGAAGCATTGCAACAATATCAAGATGCGATTTCTAAAGCGAAAGATGATGACGTAAAATCGAATGCGTATTACAATATGGGCAATGCATTTGTTGAATCAAAAAAATATCCCGAAGCAATTACATCGTACAAAAATGCATTGAAACTTAATCCCGATGATAACGACGCGAAATATAATCTTTCATACGCGTTGAAAATGCTTCAACAAGAACAGCAGAAGCAACAACAAGATAATAAAGACAAAGACGATAAAGATCAGGAGAAGAAAGATCAACAGCAACAAAATCAACAAGACCAGAATCAAAATCAGCAGCAACAAAACGACCAGCAAAAACAAGAACAACAGAAACAGCAACAACAGGAAGCACAACAAGACCAAACAAAGCAACAACAAGCCCAACAAGCGCAAGCAAAAAAAGATGACGAAAAGAAAATGAAGAAAGACCAAGCCGAAGCGATTTTGAATCAGTTGAAAAACAACGAAAAGAAAATTCAAAAAGATTTGCGCAAACAACCGGCGCGAGATAGTAAGGTGGAGAAAGATTGGTGA